In one Magallana gigas chromosome 7, xbMagGiga1.1, whole genome shotgun sequence genomic region, the following are encoded:
- the LOC105339849 gene encoding WD repeat domain phosphoinositide-interacting protein 2 isoform X3, which translates to MNLATKTGDEQSDLLFVNFNQDCTSLAVGTRTGYKLFSLSSVDKLEQIYDNESEDICIVERLFSSSLVAIVSLSSPRKLKVCHFKKGTEICNYSYSNSILAVRLNRQRLIVCLEESLYIHNIRDMKVLHTIRDTPPNPHGLCALSINNDNCFLAYPGSNQIGEVQIFDTINLRAVAMIPAHDNPLASLAFNAQGTKLATASEKGTVIRVFSIPDGQKMFEFRRGVKRCVSIYSMAFSADSLFLSASSNTETVHIFKLEVPKDRSDSNRKDRPAEQEPQGWMGYFGQALKSSATYLPSQMTEMFNQGRAFATARLPNSGMHNVCALATIQKVPRQLVVSQDGYLYIYNLDPNEGGECMLLRQHRLDGRAGDSPVPEVTPTDRPLTHPTSGTSYASSVKKPESSVVPPESQPYQELEQGSTGEGEGTGLGHLRLDDDNEFPPMTHKSD; encoded by the exons ATGAACCTCGCAACTAAAACCGGGGACGAACAGTCTGACCTCCTGTTTGTGAATTTTAATCAAGACTGCAC ATCTTTAGCTGTTGGAACAAGGACAGgatacaaattattttctttgagTTCTGTGGATAAATTGGAACAAATTTACGATAATG aaaGTGAAGACATTTGTATAGTGGAGAGACTTTTCTCCAGTAGTTTAGTTGCCATAGTTAGTTTATCATCACCAAGGAAACTCAAAGTGTGTCACTTCAAGAAAGGAACCGAAATATGCAACTACAGTTACTCCAATTCAATATTAGCTGTGAGGCTGAACAGACAG CGGCTGATAGTATGTTTAGAGGAGAGTTTATACATTCACAACATACGAGACATGAAGGTCTTGCACACGATTCGGGACACGCCCCCTAACCCCCATGGACTGTGTGCCCTGTCCATCAACAATGACAACTGCTTTCTGGCCTACCCCGGCAGTAACCAGATTGGAGAAGTGCAGATTTTTGACACAATCAATCTG AGGGCTGTGGCCATGATCCCCGCCCATGATAATCCCCTGGCCTCACTTGCATTCAATGCTCAAGGAACCAAACTAGCCACAGCTTCCGAAAAG gGTACAGTAATAAGAGTGTTCTCAATACCTGATGGACAGAAAATGTTTGAGTTCAGAAGGGGTGTAAAAAG GTGTGTGAGTATATACTCCATGGCCTTCAGTGCTGATTCCTTGTTTCTGTCAGCCTCCAGTAACACAGAAACCGTGCATATATTCAAATTAGAAGTCCCTAAAGACAGGTCAGATTCTAATAGAAAAGACAG GCCGGCTGAACAAGAACCGCAGGGATGGATGGGCTACTTTGGTCAGGCCCTCAAGTCCTCCGCAACCTACTTACCTAGTCAGATGACCGAGATGTTTAACCAGGGCCGAGCTTTCGCAACAGCCCGCTTACCTAACTCAGGGATGCATAATGTCTGTGCCCTGGCCAc GATACAGAAAGTTCCTCGACAGCTTGTTGTTTCACAGGATGGTTACTTGTACATCTACAACCTAGATCCAAATGAAGGAGGAGAATGTATGCTGTTGAGACAACACAG ACTGGATGGCAGAGCGGGAGACAGTCCAGTTCCAGAGGTGACCCCCACAGATCGACCTTTGACCCATCCGACCAGCGGAACCAGTTATGCTTCATCAGTCAAGAAACCCGAGTCTTCAGTTGTCCCACCAG AATCACAACCATACCAAGAACTGGAGCAGGGAAGCACGGGGGAGGGTGAGGGGACAGGACTGGGTCATCTACGACTGGACGACGATAACGAATTTCCGCCTATGACGCACAAGAGTGATTAA
- the LOC105339849 gene encoding WD repeat domain phosphoinositide-interacting protein 2 isoform X2, translating to MNLATKTGDEQSDLLFVNFNQDCTSLAVGTRTGYKLFSLSSVDKLEQIYDNESEDICIVERLFSSSLVAIVSLSSPRKLKVCHFKKGTEICNYSYSNSILAVRLNRQRLIVCLEESLYIHNIRDMKVLHTIRDTPPNPHGLCALSINNDNCFLAYPGSNQIGEVQIFDTINLRAVAMIPAHDNPLASLAFNAQGTKLATASEKGTVIRVFSIPDGQKMFEFRRGVKRCVSIYSMAFSADSLFLSASSNTETVHIFKLEVPKDRPAEQEPQGWMGYFGQALKSSATYLPSQMTEMFNQGRAFATARLPNSGMHNVCALATIQKVPRQLVVSQDGYLYIYNLDPNEGGECMLLRQHRLDGRAGDSPVPEVTPTDRPLTHPTSGTSYASSVKKPESSVVPPGKAWESSKQGAPPLSPVCVAPGHVIGSYAAVLKKKGGPQDVSEPLSPSCEIDEILCDPESQPYQELEQGSTGEGEGTGLGHLRLDDDNEFPPMTHKSD from the exons ATGAACCTCGCAACTAAAACCGGGGACGAACAGTCTGACCTCCTGTTTGTGAATTTTAATCAAGACTGCAC ATCTTTAGCTGTTGGAACAAGGACAGgatacaaattattttctttgagTTCTGTGGATAAATTGGAACAAATTTACGATAATG aaaGTGAAGACATTTGTATAGTGGAGAGACTTTTCTCCAGTAGTTTAGTTGCCATAGTTAGTTTATCATCACCAAGGAAACTCAAAGTGTGTCACTTCAAGAAAGGAACCGAAATATGCAACTACAGTTACTCCAATTCAATATTAGCTGTGAGGCTGAACAGACAG CGGCTGATAGTATGTTTAGAGGAGAGTTTATACATTCACAACATACGAGACATGAAGGTCTTGCACACGATTCGGGACACGCCCCCTAACCCCCATGGACTGTGTGCCCTGTCCATCAACAATGACAACTGCTTTCTGGCCTACCCCGGCAGTAACCAGATTGGAGAAGTGCAGATTTTTGACACAATCAATCTG AGGGCTGTGGCCATGATCCCCGCCCATGATAATCCCCTGGCCTCACTTGCATTCAATGCTCAAGGAACCAAACTAGCCACAGCTTCCGAAAAG gGTACAGTAATAAGAGTGTTCTCAATACCTGATGGACAGAAAATGTTTGAGTTCAGAAGGGGTGTAAAAAG GTGTGTGAGTATATACTCCATGGCCTTCAGTGCTGATTCCTTGTTTCTGTCAGCCTCCAGTAACACAGAAACCGTGCATATATTCAAATTAGAAGTCCCTAAAGACAG GCCGGCTGAACAAGAACCGCAGGGATGGATGGGCTACTTTGGTCAGGCCCTCAAGTCCTCCGCAACCTACTTACCTAGTCAGATGACCGAGATGTTTAACCAGGGCCGAGCTTTCGCAACAGCCCGCTTACCTAACTCAGGGATGCATAATGTCTGTGCCCTGGCCAc GATACAGAAAGTTCCTCGACAGCTTGTTGTTTCACAGGATGGTTACTTGTACATCTACAACCTAGATCCAAATGAAGGAGGAGAATGTATGCTGTTGAGACAACACAG ACTGGATGGCAGAGCGGGAGACAGTCCAGTTCCAGAGGTGACCCCCACAGATCGACCTTTGACCCATCCGACCAGCGGAACCAGTTATGCTTCATCAGTCAAGAAACCCGAGTCTTCAGTTGTCCCACCAGGTAAGGCTTGGGAGTCCAGCAAGCAGGGGGCGCCACCTCTCTCCCCCGTCTGTGTGGCCCCAGGTCATGTGATTGGGAGCTACGCGGCGGTGTTGAAGAAGAAAGGGGGGCCACAGGATGTCAGTGAACCACTCAGTCCTTCTTGTGAAATTGATGAGATTTTGTGTGACCCAG AATCACAACCATACCAAGAACTGGAGCAGGGAAGCACGGGGGAGGGTGAGGGGACAGGACTGGGTCATCTACGACTGGACGACGATAACGAATTTCCGCCTATGACGCACAAGAGTGATTAA
- the LOC105339849 gene encoding WD repeat domain phosphoinositide-interacting protein 2 isoform X1, whose product MNLATKTGDEQSDLLFVNFNQDCTSLAVGTRTGYKLFSLSSVDKLEQIYDNESEDICIVERLFSSSLVAIVSLSSPRKLKVCHFKKGTEICNYSYSNSILAVRLNRQRLIVCLEESLYIHNIRDMKVLHTIRDTPPNPHGLCALSINNDNCFLAYPGSNQIGEVQIFDTINLRAVAMIPAHDNPLASLAFNAQGTKLATASEKGTVIRVFSIPDGQKMFEFRRGVKRCVSIYSMAFSADSLFLSASSNTETVHIFKLEVPKDRSDSNRKDRPAEQEPQGWMGYFGQALKSSATYLPSQMTEMFNQGRAFATARLPNSGMHNVCALATIQKVPRQLVVSQDGYLYIYNLDPNEGGECMLLRQHRLDGRAGDSPVPEVTPTDRPLTHPTSGTSYASSVKKPESSVVPPGKAWESSKQGAPPLSPVCVAPGHVIGSYAAVLKKKGGPQDVSEPLSPSCEIDEILCDPESQPYQELEQGSTGEGEGTGLGHLRLDDDNEFPPMTHKSD is encoded by the exons ATGAACCTCGCAACTAAAACCGGGGACGAACAGTCTGACCTCCTGTTTGTGAATTTTAATCAAGACTGCAC ATCTTTAGCTGTTGGAACAAGGACAGgatacaaattattttctttgagTTCTGTGGATAAATTGGAACAAATTTACGATAATG aaaGTGAAGACATTTGTATAGTGGAGAGACTTTTCTCCAGTAGTTTAGTTGCCATAGTTAGTTTATCATCACCAAGGAAACTCAAAGTGTGTCACTTCAAGAAAGGAACCGAAATATGCAACTACAGTTACTCCAATTCAATATTAGCTGTGAGGCTGAACAGACAG CGGCTGATAGTATGTTTAGAGGAGAGTTTATACATTCACAACATACGAGACATGAAGGTCTTGCACACGATTCGGGACACGCCCCCTAACCCCCATGGACTGTGTGCCCTGTCCATCAACAATGACAACTGCTTTCTGGCCTACCCCGGCAGTAACCAGATTGGAGAAGTGCAGATTTTTGACACAATCAATCTG AGGGCTGTGGCCATGATCCCCGCCCATGATAATCCCCTGGCCTCACTTGCATTCAATGCTCAAGGAACCAAACTAGCCACAGCTTCCGAAAAG gGTACAGTAATAAGAGTGTTCTCAATACCTGATGGACAGAAAATGTTTGAGTTCAGAAGGGGTGTAAAAAG GTGTGTGAGTATATACTCCATGGCCTTCAGTGCTGATTCCTTGTTTCTGTCAGCCTCCAGTAACACAGAAACCGTGCATATATTCAAATTAGAAGTCCCTAAAGACAGGTCAGATTCTAATAGAAAAGACAG GCCGGCTGAACAAGAACCGCAGGGATGGATGGGCTACTTTGGTCAGGCCCTCAAGTCCTCCGCAACCTACTTACCTAGTCAGATGACCGAGATGTTTAACCAGGGCCGAGCTTTCGCAACAGCCCGCTTACCTAACTCAGGGATGCATAATGTCTGTGCCCTGGCCAc GATACAGAAAGTTCCTCGACAGCTTGTTGTTTCACAGGATGGTTACTTGTACATCTACAACCTAGATCCAAATGAAGGAGGAGAATGTATGCTGTTGAGACAACACAG ACTGGATGGCAGAGCGGGAGACAGTCCAGTTCCAGAGGTGACCCCCACAGATCGACCTTTGACCCATCCGACCAGCGGAACCAGTTATGCTTCATCAGTCAAGAAACCCGAGTCTTCAGTTGTCCCACCAGGTAAGGCTTGGGAGTCCAGCAAGCAGGGGGCGCCACCTCTCTCCCCCGTCTGTGTGGCCCCAGGTCATGTGATTGGGAGCTACGCGGCGGTGTTGAAGAAGAAAGGGGGGCCACAGGATGTCAGTGAACCACTCAGTCCTTCTTGTGAAATTGATGAGATTTTGTGTGACCCAG AATCACAACCATACCAAGAACTGGAGCAGGGAAGCACGGGGGAGGGTGAGGGGACAGGACTGGGTCATCTACGACTGGACGACGATAACGAATTTCCGCCTATGACGCACAAGAGTGATTAA